The genomic DNA GCAAAAATAACTGTTAAAGCACCAAGAATATATATTATACCCATAACAGGCACAATCTTCTCTGTTACTTTTGCAATACGCTTTATACCGCCGATAATTATTAAGAATAAAAGTATTGCGAGAGAACTGCCTAATGCCCAGAGAGGTATATTAAAAACCCGCTGAGTCGTACGAGCAATATTGTTAATCTGTGGGAGATTCCCTGTTCCGAAAGAACAAATCACTGTTGCAGCGGCAAAAATTACAGCCAGCCACTTCATGTTCAGCTTCTTCTCCATGTAGTACATGGGGCCGCCTGAAATGCTTCCATCAGATTCAACATTACGATATTTGTGTGAAAGACTGCACTCAACAAACTTTAATGTCATACCGAAAAATGCTGTTACCCAAAGCCAAAACAGTGCTGCAGGGCCTCCTATCCAGAGAGCCAGTCCTACTCCGCCGATGTTTCCAGTCCCGATAGTACCGGAAAGGGCAGTTGCAAGGGATTGAAAGTGAGTTGTATCGCCGGCAAAAGAATCTTTTTCATAACGCCCTGTTACAATACGCAGCGCATGCCTGAAAAATCGGATCTGAGGAAATCTGAGGTAAATACTGAAAAATATTCCTGTACCGAGAAGTATGTATGGAAACCATACGCTCTTGTTTCCGGCAAAGGTGTTGATCTGAACCAGTAAATTATTAATAGCATCCATAACTATCCCTTCATATAGGTAGGTATAAAACAGGTATTACAATGAATTTTCATATATATTTTATAAGAGAAAAAAAGAGGGAGATATTAATCTTCCCCTTATTTTGTGGAGACGGTGGGAATCGAACCCACGTCCGCAAGCAACATTCTGCAAACCACTACGTGCGTATCCTGTCTTTAATCTCGCTGAAACTGCCCGTCAGGCAGGGATAGTTTCAGCACAGTCTGCTAATTTTTCACTGATTTACCGCAGGCATGCAAATCAGCAATCCCGCCTTTGCGACGTTCCTTTGAAAACCACGGCAGGATTAGGTTTTCAGGAACGGGTTGCCTAAAACTAGGCAGCCATAGCGTATGAATAATCGCCAATTATTATAAGTTCCCGGATTTTTAACCAGGTTCCAGGACCTGGACACGCAATTCACAGAACATCTGCTCCCGTCGAAGCCAAGTCGTCCCCTTTCAAATGTCTGATAAAAATTTACAAAAATTTGATTTTAATGTCAACTCAATTATTTTGCTTGCTTAACAACATTATTGCAAAACTATCTTTTTAAAGATGCTTTGGAAAATCTGTATGATGGAATTTTTACATTATACTTAATTTCATTGATAATAAATTCCGTACCTTTTCCGTGCTTAAGCATATCCTTAAAAACAGCATGGGTTGCCACCCATCTCCCCTCTTTGAGTTCAATCTTTTTTACCGAAACTTTTCGAAGCAGAGTACTGCTTTTTGCATATCTTTGATCCTGAAGAATAAGATAGCGCTCTTTATCAACAAGAATAATCCTTTTTTTGTATGAAACATCCTCGCTTTTTGCATTAAGCTGAATCTTCCAGCAAGGCCTGCCAATGAATTGTTCTGTACCGATTATTACGGGATCGTAGTGATTAGATATTTTAGGATCTTCCATCATATCTTCATAGGTTAAATCAGATCCGAGTACTGACTGCCTGAGCATGTTGCCCGATATTCGGATTATTCTGTCAGTTGAAGGGGAATACATCCATAAATTGTCTTTTATTTTCAGCATTTTGGTCCCTTTTTCTCTGGCAGGAGCAATGTATTCTGTAAATGATTTCTCCTCTCCCTGTATCCACGACCTGGCCTTAACACTTCTGGTTGCTCTTCTTCCATGAATAATCATTGTGGAAATTACATATTTATTTATTGAGAGAGTGTTTTCTTCAACTCTTGATATGATCTTGTCAGCATCGGGCTGCTGATTAAACAGAATTAAAAAAAGTGCTGCCAAAGTAAAATTATACATTTTCATGTTAAGCCTCTAATTTTTTAAATAACTGTGCTGTATTTCTTTTAAAAATATTAATTCCGGAAATAGCTGAACCAAGAATTGTAGCGCATATTCCCGGGATAAAACCGATATAATAGCTTGTTGCATTTACGTCAGCCCTGATTACATCATTTACAGTAAGAGTGGCATTTCTGAACATTGATGACATGTTTAAACCATGATATTCAAGAAAGTAGCTTATTGCAAGGCCTGCCATAGTACCCAGAATTGAACCGAATATTCCAATGAGCAACGATTCAAGAATGAGGGATTTGTAAATTTTAGGTTTTGTCTCACCCATAGCCAGCCTTATTCCGAATTCACCGTATCTTCTTAATCCACCCAAAAGGCCTGCATTCCACAGTACAATTGACATTGCCCCTATAAAAATAAACGCAATTATACCGGAGAACATGGCAGCCATATCCAGATATGAGGCAAGTTCGTTCTGATTGTAAAGAGTAACCATTACAGGGGCAAACTCATCTTCTGAATCTTTGTACTTTTCATTAAAATTCTCTGCAATAGAACTGCTTTGATCCTTTATATAGAGATCATTTTTAAACAGGCCTATTATTTCTCCTGCACAATTCTCCATGTCAAGTGCCTGCTGAATTCCGGATAGATCAACAATAACAAGAGATTTATCCAGACCCGAAATACCAAATTGTACAGTACCGGAAATAACAAAATTCCACATAGTCATACTTCCGTTCATGGTACTGCTTATCAGAGTTACTGTATCTCCGGGAGAAACTTTTAATTTTTCTGCAAGAAGAGTGCTGACAATTATTTGGTCAGGCCTTGTGATAATTTTACCGGATACAATCTTGTTTTCAAGTTCAAGAATTCGTTTTTCAACAGAATTTTTGCCTGTTAAATCAACAGCCATACCGTAAACAGGAGTCTGCTCCTTTGTTTCACCCCTTTCATCAGGTATATCCAAAAGACCGCCGAACCTTATTCTTGGCTGCCAGTACATTGTCGGATACCTGCTGTTCAGGGATGCAAGGATCGAATCAACATCTGTCAATGCAAGGTCATTAGGAATTTGAGACTTTTCTTCAGCATAAGCTCGTGTCATAATTTTTACATGGCCTGTATCAAAATGAGCAGTTGTTCTTATCATTTCTGTCATAAAGCCATTTAAGTAGCTGTAGAGAAATACTGTAAGAAATACACCGGAAAAAACTGTCAGAATTGGAAACAGGGACCGTGACTTGTCCCTAAAAAGTCCTTTTAAGATAAATTTTATCATTGTTCCCTCTTAAATTGTACTTCCTCTTAATGCTTTTGTAGGTTTCAGTTTTGATATTTTTCTAGCCGGCAGATAACTGACAACTGCTGTTAAAATCAGCAGAATAATTAATGTGCCGAATATTAACTGAAGACTGTAATGGGGATAAAGAGTGTCGCCAAGTGCAAAACCATAAGAATCTGTTGCAGCGGGTAATTTCCATCCTTTTGTAAAAGTTAAATACATCAAAGGAAAACCGTAAACAAAAGCAATTAAATCAGCAAGAAAATTATATGCTATACCTTCGAATGTAAATAAAGCCACAACTTTTCCATTGGTCATGCCCAAAGCCATCAGAGTTCCTATTTCCTTTTTTCTTTTAAAAATTGACAGGGTTTGTGTGTCAAAAATAGCTATCATTGCTAAAAATATCAGGATAACGTAAAAAATCATTCCTCCTGCAGTTTTCGCCTGTACAAGTGTCTTAAGATCCTGCAGAAGAAAATCCAGATTTTTAAACGACCAATTATCATTGGTATTTACAGCTTGCGTATTTTTACCCAGGACTATGATAGTTGCTTCTTTATCAAGCCCGAATAATCCCTGTAATGTTGCAAGCGGCACCCATAATTGATTGTTGTCAATATTCTGAACATCTGTTTTCATTATTTCAACAACCTGAAAATTTATAGCATCAAACGCGCCTTTTGAATCTTTCCACTGAACAGTAAAAATATCACCCTTTTGCAGTCTTGCGGATTTTGCCATTCGGGTCCCTATTAATGCTGGAATAATTCCGTCTTCTGAATTTTTCAGAACATGGGACGGAATTGTTAATATTTTCTGCACAGGATCAATCCCTTTTAAAAGAACAGGACTGACCCTTCCATCCTTGTAAAGCATTCCTCTTGTAATTAAAATTGGAGTTGCCGCATTTTTTTCGATTAATTCTGAAAGTTGAGGAGAGATTATCTGGTGACTGTCATCAATTGAGAATGGATCGTATGGATCATATCCATGAGCCCAATATTGGCCTCCTCCAAGTTCAGCATCTATCATTGCTTTTGAGGCTTGCAGCTCCATTCCCTTGTATATTCCCTGAAGCCAAATTATCGTAACAATACTCAAGGAAAGGACAAATGAATTAAGCCAGGTTTTTATGCCTGCCCTGAATGTATTCTTTGCAGCAAGAACAGGAATGATCATTTTTCTATCCCCCTGTCCAAGGATTTTAATATTTCATCTTTGTCAATCTTACCGTCAACCAATGTGATTTTTCTTCCAAGATATTTCATCACCTTTTCATCGTGAGTGGCAAATAAGAACGTAATACCAAATTCTGAATTAAGAGTTCTCATTGTATTCATTATATTATGAGAATTTTTCGCATCCAGATTTGCAGTAGGTTCATCTGCAAGGATAATCTGTGGTTTTTTTACAACTGCTCTTGCAATTGCCACTCTCTGGCATTCTCCTCCGGATAATTCTTTTGGAAGCGATGCTGCCCTGTCTTTTAGACCTACCCATTCAAGAGCATCCATTACCATTTTTTTGCGTTCCTTTTTGTCCAAGTTTAATAGTAATAACGGGAATTCAATATTTTCGAAAACAGTATAAACAGGAAGAAGGTTGAAGGTCTGAAAAATGAAACCTATTTTTTTTGTTCTTAATTCTGCAGCTTTCCTGCTGCTGAGTTTCTCAACATTCTCACCCAGCACTCTGCACTCTCCTCCGGTAGGATTGTCCAAAGTTCCGATTATGTTTAGAAATGTAGTTTTACCTGAGCCGCTGGGTCCCACAACACCCGCAAATTCCCCACTTTTAAAAGAGATAGACAGATTATTAATTGCTTTTAATACTGTGTGCCCCATTGGATATTCTTTTAAAAGATTTTTCGTCTCGATGATTGTGTTATTTGCCATAATAACCTCTCATATCAATGATTGTATAAAAACATAAACTCAAATCCCTTGCCGCTGAATGCCTGATAAGCAGAATTTGAAATGGGAAGATTTCCCGAATTAATAAAACTTATCAGAAAAATCTGAAATTTGTCATAGGTCATCTTGAATTGCACAAATCTGTACCAATCTTTTGAACTGTCATTATAGAAAAAAATTGCAGACACAGAGTTTATCATATCTAAAGGATAATTAACTGTTAATGCAAATAACTTGGCCGGATATAAATTTGTACCAACTTTATCACCAAAGGATTGGTAAAAATATTCTACAGCTGCATATATGCCGTTTCCTGCAGAAAAGGTATAATCAACACCAAGACTTGCCATTTTCTGAAATTCAAATGCCGAACTTTGTATGTCCCTATGAATCAGACACATTTCTGACCATAAACCGAAGTTGAAATCAAGTCTCAGGTCTGCCCCGAATTTTGTTTCCTTAAATTGTGTCTTATTTATATTAAAAGGGATCAACTGGTCTTGTAATCCCGGTTTCTGAAAATTGGTTTCTCTTTCATGTACAGAAAATCCCATCTCTCCTTTTGAAAGAGGCAATTCTATTCTTCCGCCATATTCAGGTTTTTTAATATTAGACGGCAGGATCTCCCAGCCTTTTGTGCCTTTGTTTCTCAAAAGCCCCCAGAGCCACACATTGATATTACCGGGGAAATAATAGCGGAAAAGTGCGCTGTATACTCCTTTTGTCATCTGAAGCGGATCCCTGGGATCTAACTTTTCGAACCACATTAAAGGCCTTATAAGAAGCCCCGGGCCGAAATTAATACGCTGAAGCCCAATTCTTGCTTCGTATCTGTCAGAGGACAATCTCAACTGTAATCTGTAAAGATCAGAATTTATATCGGATCTGAAACCATTACCCATACTGGTTTTATTTAAAGATGAATTTATATCCACAGATAAAAGCGCATCAAGAGTATATTTACCAAAATGATATGCAAAAACAGACTGTGGTATATATCTTAGATTTGAGTAAAAGGAAGTGTTCTCGTTTCTGCTGTATAACAGAGAGGTAGAAACAAGGCCGCTGAAATCAACTGTCTGTGCAGAGGCAGAAACACAGTTTATTCCAATTAATAGGAAAAGGAAACTAATTCTCGTTCTCTGCTTTTTCACAAATTAATTCCTCTCCACGATACCGAAAAATACAAATTCAACCAGTTCTCTGATCATTTCCTGCGGGCTTTTAAAATGGGCTCTAAGTTGTTTATCTTTGATAATATCAGTGGATTTGTTCAGAATATACATGAGAAAATCCAGATCGAGATTTTTTCTTATCTCACCCTTATCCTGAGCCTTTTTTAAATCCTGCCTGAAAAATTTTAGATTTTTTTCACTGGCATTTTCCATTAAATTATTTAATTGGGGAAAATTGCCGCTGTATAAATCATTTAATATTTCAAAACTCAGATTTTCCGAATATTTGATTTTTAAAAGGATAATATTTTCCAGCTTATTTTTAAATGTATCATCACTGCTCATTATTTTGTTATAATCAGCAACACCTTCTTTAACAAGTCCATCTAAAATTGTACAGGCGAGGTCTACTTTATTTTTAAAATACTTGTAAAAAGTCATTTTGCTCACATTGCTGTGTTGACATATCTCTTCAACACTTACGCGTTTTATTCCGTATTTCCAGAATAGCTTTTTCCCGGTTGAGATAATCCTGTCAAATTTTTCATTTTTTCTTTTCATTTTCTCAATCAAACTTTATCTTGTTTTTAGACGTTTTTCGTTTTTATATACTTTTTTCGTATAATTTAATATAATTCATCTTTTTAGCAATGTCAAGCTTTGTTTTCTTGCATGGCAATTTTTTTTATTGTATTTTAGAGCTACAAAATTCAAATCATTACAAACGGATGATTTATGTTTTTTATTATTTTTTTAACTCTTTTATTTACAGTTTTTTATTTACTTTTGATCATAATCTGGATCAAAGGCCTGAATAATAGAAACGCAGCAATTACGTCAAAAAAATTAAATGTATCAGTTATAATTCCTACTCACAATGCTGAAGATACAATTCCTTCAGTAATTGAAAGTCTGAATGCACAGACTTATCCGTCTGAATTCTGGGAAGTTATTTTTGTTGATGACCGGTCAACAGACAAAACAGGAGAAATCTGTAAAAATGCTCTTAATTATATAGAAAATTCATCCTTGATTTCAATTACAAATGTTGACAGAAATGTATCTCCCAAAAAAAATGCCCTTTTAAATGGTATCAATAAAGCCAAAGGCGAAATTATTTTAACAACAGACAGTGACACTGTGTTACCGCCAGGGTGGATTGAATCAATGGTACAGTGCTATAGAGACGATGTTTCCATGGTTCTGGGCTATGCTCCCTACAGGACAGATATGCCTTTTGATAAATTATTCCATAAAATTCTCGCGCTGGAGTATTTTTCAATGGGTGCGGTTGCCGCAGGATCATGCGGAGCAGGTTTTCCTCTTACATCTTTCGGAGCGAATCTTTCTTTTCGAAAAAAAGATTTTTTTAAAATCGGCGGATACGGAGATACCATCTCAATTCTTTCCGGTGACGATGACCTGCTTATGCATAGATTCAGAAATTCCTGTAAAAATAAAATTATTTTTAATGCATCAAAAGAAAGCCATGTAAAAACAGATCCGCCGGCAGATTTAAAAGCATTCATACGCCAGCGGATCAGATTCAGTTCAAAGCATTTGGCTTATCCGTTAAAAGCAAAACTGATTATGGGCACAATTTATATTTTCCATCTGCTCCTGTTAATACTTTTAATTTCAACGCTGTTTAATTTAAAGCTCCTGCCGGTATCAATCAGTATTATTTTCACAAAATCTTTCTTTGAACTCTATTTTCTTAATAAGGCAAAAAAAATATTTAATGAGCGCAGACTTCTCAGATACTACTTCCCTGCTTTTCTACCACATCTTCTGTACGTTGTTTTTATTCCCATTTTTGCGCAGATTGCGCCTGAAAAGTGGTAGCTGCTGTTTAAAAACATGAAACCGGCAGGCATTATCCGAAAATATTCTCGTTCCCAAACTCTGGTTTGTCGGGGCTGTATCAAAAGTCGATTTGAAATCATTGCGAGGAGCGAAGCAACGAAGCAATCTCCGGAATTGAACCCTAATTGAGAAGATTACTTCTTCCGGCAAGCCGGAATC from bacterium includes the following:
- a CDS encoding sodium:alanine symporter family protein, whose protein sequence is MDAINNLLVQINTFAGNKSVWFPYILLGTGIFFSIYLRFPQIRFFRHALRIVTGRYEKDSFAGDTTHFQSLATALSGTIGTGNIGGVGLALWIGGPAALFWLWVTAFFGMTLKFVECSLSHKYRNVESDGSISGGPMYYMEKKLNMKWLAVIFAAATVICSFGTGNLPQINNIARTTQRVFNIPLWALGSSLAILLFLIIIGGIKRIAKVTEKIVPVMGIIYILGALTVIFA
- a CDS encoding outer membrane lipoprotein-sorting protein, whose amino-acid sequence is MKMYNFTLAALFLILFNQQPDADKIISRVEENTLSINKYVISTMIIHGRRATRSVKARSWIQGEEKSFTEYIAPAREKGTKMLKIKDNLWMYSPSTDRIIRISGNMLRQSVLGSDLTYEDMMEDPKISNHYDPVIIGTEQFIGRPCWKIQLNAKSEDVSYKKRIILVDKERYLILQDQRYAKSSTLLRKVSVKKIELKEGRWVATHAVFKDMLKHGKGTEFIINEIKYNVKIPSYRFSKASLKR
- a CDS encoding ABC transporter permease, whose protein sequence is MIKFILKGLFRDKSRSLFPILTVFSGVFLTVFLYSYLNGFMTEMIRTTAHFDTGHVKIMTRAYAEEKSQIPNDLALTDVDSILASLNSRYPTMYWQPRIRFGGLLDIPDERGETKEQTPVYGMAVDLTGKNSVEKRILELENKIVSGKIITRPDQIIVSTLLAEKLKVSPGDTVTLISSTMNGSMTMWNFVISGTVQFGISGLDKSLVIVDLSGIQQALDMENCAGEIIGLFKNDLYIKDQSSSIAENFNEKYKDSEDEFAPVMVTLYNQNELASYLDMAAMFSGIIAFIFIGAMSIVLWNAGLLGGLRRYGEFGIRLAMGETKPKIYKSLILESLLIGIFGSILGTMAGLAISYFLEYHGLNMSSMFRNATLTVNDVIRADVNATSYYIGFIPGICATILGSAISGINIFKRNTAQLFKKLEA
- a CDS encoding ABC transporter permease, whose protein sequence is MIIPVLAAKNTFRAGIKTWLNSFVLSLSIVTIIWLQGIYKGMELQASKAMIDAELGGGQYWAHGYDPYDPFSIDDSHQIISPQLSELIEKNAATPILITRGMLYKDGRVSPVLLKGIDPVQKILTIPSHVLKNSEDGIIPALIGTRMAKSARLQKGDIFTVQWKDSKGAFDAINFQVVEIMKTDVQNIDNNQLWVPLATLQGLFGLDKEATIIVLGKNTQAVNTNDNWSFKNLDFLLQDLKTLVQAKTAGGMIFYVILIFLAMIAIFDTQTLSIFKRKKEIGTLMALGMTNGKVVALFTFEGIAYNFLADLIAFVYGFPLMYLTFTKGWKLPAATDSYGFALGDTLYPHYSLQLIFGTLIILLILTAVVSYLPARKISKLKPTKALRGSTI
- a CDS encoding ABC transporter ATP-binding protein, giving the protein MANNTIIETKNLLKEYPMGHTVLKAINNLSISFKSGEFAGVVGPSGSGKTTFLNIIGTLDNPTGGECRVLGENVEKLSSRKAAELRTKKIGFIFQTFNLLPVYTVFENIEFPLLLLNLDKKERKKMVMDALEWVGLKDRAASLPKELSGGECQRVAIARAVVKKPQIILADEPTANLDAKNSHNIMNTMRTLNSEFGITFLFATHDEKVMKYLGRKITLVDGKIDKDEILKSLDRGIEK
- a CDS encoding TetR/AcrR family transcriptional regulator; the protein is MKRKNEKFDRIISTGKKLFWKYGIKRVSVEEICQHSNVSKMTFYKYFKNKVDLACTILDGLVKEGVADYNKIMSSDDTFKNKLENIILLKIKYSENLSFEILNDLYSGNFPQLNNLMENASEKNLKFFRQDLKKAQDKGEIRKNLDLDFLMYILNKSTDIIKDKQLRAHFKSPQEMIRELVEFVFFGIVERN
- a CDS encoding glycosyltransferase — encoded protein: MFFIIFLTLLFTVFYLLLIIIWIKGLNNRNAAITSKKLNVSVIIPTHNAEDTIPSVIESLNAQTYPSEFWEVIFVDDRSTDKTGEICKNALNYIENSSLISITNVDRNVSPKKNALLNGINKAKGEIILTTDSDTVLPPGWIESMVQCYRDDVSMVLGYAPYRTDMPFDKLFHKILALEYFSMGAVAAGSCGAGFPLTSFGANLSFRKKDFFKIGGYGDTISILSGDDDLLMHRFRNSCKNKIIFNASKESHVKTDPPADLKAFIRQRIRFSSKHLAYPLKAKLIMGTIYIFHLLLLILLISTLFNLKLLPVSISIIFTKSFFELYFLNKAKKIFNERRLLRYYFPAFLPHLLYVVFIPIFAQIAPEKW